Proteins encoded in a region of the Metamycoplasma alkalescens genome:
- the rpsL gene encoding 30S ribosomal protein S12 yields MPTVAQLVKQGRKDKTSKSKAPALLKMYNSLQKKEKIIPAPFKRGVCTRVATMTPKKPNSAIRKYARVRLSNGQEVTAYIPGEGHNLQEHSVVLIRGGKVKDLPGIRYTIVRGTQDAAGVNNRKQARSLYGTKRPKSN; encoded by the coding sequence ATGCCTACAGTTGCTCAACTAGTTAAGCAAGGTCGTAAGGATAAAACATCAAAATCAAAAGCTCCTGCTTTATTAAAGATGTATAACTCTTTACAAAAAAAAGAAAAAATAATTCCTGCACCATTTAAACGTGGTGTATGTACCAGGGTTGCAACAATGACACCTAAAAAACCTAACTCAGCAATTCGTAAATATGCCCGTGTTAGATTATCAAATGGACAGGAAGTAACAGCTTACATTCCAGGTGAAGGTCACAATTTACAAGAACACTCAGTTGTTTTAATTCGTGGGGGGAAAGTTAAGGATTTACCAGGGATTAGATACACAATCGTGCGTGGAACACAAGATGCAGCAGGTGTTAATAACAGAAAACAAGCTCGTTCACTATATGGAACAAAAAGACCAAAAAGTAACTAA
- the rpsG gene encoding 30S ribosomal protein S7 codes for MSRKHKAPVRDVLADPVFNSKIITKLINTIMLDGKKSVAESILYNAFDIVKEKTNKDPMEVFNAALENVSPQLEVRSRRVGGSNYQVPCEVSPKRKQTLALRWIIQYARLRNDKTMEEKLAHEIIDASNKMGGAIKKREDTHKMAESNKAFAHFRW; via the coding sequence ATGTCAAGAAAACATAAAGCACCAGTGAGAGATGTTTTAGCAGATCCAGTTTTTAACTCAAAAATTATTACCAAATTAATTAACACAATCATGTTAGATGGTAAAAAATCTGTTGCTGAAAGCATTTTGTATAACGCATTTGATATTGTGAAAGAAAAAACTAATAAAGACCCAATGGAAGTGTTTAATGCTGCGCTTGAAAATGTAAGTCCACAACTTGAAGTTCGTTCAAGAAGAGTTGGAGGTTCAAACTACCAAGTACCATGTGAAGTTAGTCCAAAAAGAAAACAAACACTAGCTTTAAGATGAATTATTCAATATGCAAGATTAAGAAATGATAAGACCATGGAAGAAAAATTAGCACACGAAATTATTGATGCTTCAAACAAAATGGGTGGAGCAATCAAAAAGCGTGAAGATACTCATAAAATGGCCGAATCAAATAAAGCTTTTGCTCATTTCAGATGATAA
- the fusA gene encoding elongation factor G, producing the protein MAREYKLDDYRNIGIMAHIDAGKTTTTERVLYHTGKIHKIGETHEGASQMDWMVQEQERGITITSAATTTYWKNKRLNIIDTPGHVDFTIEVERSLRVLDGAVAVLDAQSGVEPQTETVWRQATNYSVPRIVYVNKMDKMGANFKASVESLKKLLGANAHAIQLNIGEEAQFNGIIDLVTMKAYEFDGNIEENMKEIEIPSYLKDEATLMRASLAESLADFDEEIMELLLTEQEISVELMKKAIRKATLTATYFPVVCGTSFKNKGVKLMLDAVVDYLPSPLDIPPMKAYKNGEEIAIPASDDEFFSALAFKVMNDPFVGNLTFFRVYSGVIGKGSYVANSTKGEKERLSRILLMHANSRIDIEEVRAGDIGAAVGLKYTTTGDTLIDEKHKDIVLENMNFPEPVISQAIEPKTKDASEKLSLALQRLGAEDPTFKYYTDEETGQTIIAGMGELHLDIIIDRLKREFKVEVSVGAPQVSYRETITKSAEVEGIHKKQSGGKGQYGHVWIKYEPNPDGGFEFVDKIVGGKIPKEYIKSIEKGLREKMAIGILAGYQMIDLKATLFDGSYHDVDSSELAYKIAASKSLTKGREQLGTVLLEPIMDVAVVVPEDFFGDVMGDISRRRGQVRDNETRNDGAHVIKAYVPLSEMFGYATQLRSMTTGRGTYQMWFDHYEKLPRNLADEIIKKRGGRVSVDED; encoded by the coding sequence ATGGCAAGAGAATATAAATTAGATGATTATCGAAACATCGGAATCATGGCGCATATTGATGCTGGCAAAACAACAACAACTGAAAGAGTTTTGTACCACACAGGTAAAATTCATAAAATTGGTGAAACACATGAAGGTGCTTCACAAATGGATTGAATGGTGCAAGAACAAGAACGTGGAATTACAATTACTTCAGCTGCAACAACAACATATTGAAAAAATAAAAGATTAAACATCATTGATACCCCAGGACACGTTGACTTTACAATTGAGGTTGAACGTTCATTGCGGGTATTAGATGGTGCTGTTGCTGTTCTTGATGCGCAATCAGGAGTTGAACCTCAAACTGAAACTGTTTGAAGACAAGCAACAAATTACAGTGTTCCAAGAATTGTTTATGTTAACAAAATGGACAAAATGGGTGCTAATTTCAAAGCATCTGTTGAATCACTAAAAAAATTATTAGGTGCAAATGCACATGCAATTCAACTAAATATTGGTGAAGAAGCACAATTCAATGGAATCATTGATTTAGTAACAATGAAAGCATATGAATTTGATGGCAACATCGAAGAAAATATGAAAGAAATTGAAATTCCATCATATTTAAAAGACGAAGCAACCTTAATGCGTGCTTCATTAGCAGAATCATTAGCTGATTTTGATGAAGAAATTATGGAGTTATTATTAACTGAACAAGAAATTTCAGTTGAGTTAATGAAAAAAGCAATCCGGAAAGCAACTTTAACAGCAACTTATTTCCCAGTTGTTTGTGGAACATCATTTAAAAATAAAGGTGTTAAATTAATGCTTGATGCCGTTGTGGATTATTTACCAAGTCCGCTTGATATTCCACCAATGAAAGCATACAAAAATGGGGAAGAAATCGCAATCCCTGCTTCTGATGATGAATTTTTCTCGGCTTTAGCATTTAAAGTTATGAATGACCCATTTGTTGGAAATCTAACATTCTTTAGAGTTTATAGTGGTGTGATTGGCAAAGGTTCATATGTTGCTAACTCAACAAAAGGCGAAAAAGAAAGACTAAGCCGGATCTTATTAATGCATGCGAATTCAAGAATTGATATTGAAGAAGTTAGAGCCGGTGATATTGGGGCTGCTGTTGGATTAAAATACACAACAACAGGGGATACTTTAATTGATGAAAAACATAAAGATATTGTTTTAGAAAACATGAATTTCCCTGAACCTGTTATTTCGCAAGCAATTGAACCAAAAACAAAAGATGCTTCTGAAAAACTTTCATTAGCATTGCAACGTTTAGGTGCTGAAGACCCAACATTTAAATACTACACTGATGAAGAAACGGGTCAAACAATTATTGCAGGGATGGGTGAGTTACATCTAGATATTATTATTGATCGTTTGAAACGTGAATTCAAAGTTGAAGTAAGTGTTGGTGCTCCTCAAGTTTCATACCGTGAAACCATTACAAAATCAGCTGAAGTTGAAGGAATTCATAAAAAACAATCTGGTGGTAAAGGTCAATATGGTCATGTTTGAATTAAATATGAACCAAACCCAGATGGCGGCTTTGAATTTGTCGATAAAATTGTTGGTGGTAAAATTCCAAAAGAATACATCAAATCAATTGAAAAAGGTTTGAGAGAAAAAATGGCAATTGGTATTTTAGCTGGATATCAAATGATTGATTTAAAAGCAACTTTGTTTGATGGATCATACCATGATGTCGATTCTTCAGAATTAGCTTACAAAATTGCTGCTTCAAAATCATTAACTAAAGGACGTGAACAATTGGGTACTGTTTTATTAGAACCAATTATGGATGTTGCCGTTGTTGTTCCTGAAGATTTCTTTGGGGATGTCATGGGGGATATCTCACGTCGTAGAGGTCAAGTGCGTGATAATGAAACAAGAAATGATGGTGCCCATGTGATTAAGGCATATGTTCCATTAAGTGAAATGTTTGGTTACGCAACACAACTAAGATCAATGACAACTGGTCGGGGAACTTACCAAATGTGATTTGATCACTATGAAAAATTACCACGTAATTTAGCGGATGAAATCATTAAAAAACGTGGTGGAAGAGTTTCTGTAGACGAAGATTAA
- a CDS encoding IS30 family transposase produces MNYNKNNKYKHINEVERSYIKFELNRNKSIRSIAKKLDRSPSTIMREIKRNTSLGTYDPIVANIKAKKRHRHKYYFRFLLPNKFDKFTELFKNKYDKKYYGVKATLHEIKKDPNINCPSLRTIYNWINKNLWVIKRKDRLRKWYKKGGKRTTSVIKRLVNSADYVFPIWTRPKKIDLRKEFGHWEADLVLGKKSNGYYNVLTLTERKTRIGFAIKVRSKSGFVINSSLKNLIQDNNLFVKSITIDNGIEFEKIGLLAKWLDIKIYRAEPYASFQRGSNEHWNGILRREFKKGFDFNEITQEELEKIVFKINNMPREILNWLTPLELFKKENSNDFIL; encoded by the coding sequence ATGAATTATAACAAAAATAATAAATATAAACATATAAATGAAGTTGAAAGATCTTATATAAAATTTGAGCTTAATCGTAATAAATCAATACGTTCAATTGCAAAAAAATTAGATAGAAGTCCTTCAACAATTATGCGAGAAATAAAAAGAAACACAAGCTTAGGAACTTATGACCCCATTGTAGCAAACATTAAGGCTAAAAAACGTCATAGACATAAATATTATTTTAGATTTTTGTTGCCGAATAAATTTGATAAATTTACAGAATTATTCAAAAATAAATATGACAAAAAATACTATGGTGTGAAAGCTACATTACATGAGATAAAAAAGGATCCAAATATAAATTGTCCTTCATTAAGAACGATATACAACTGAATAAATAAAAATCTTTGAGTTATCAAAAGAAAAGATAGATTAAGAAAATGATATAAAAAGGGCGGAAAAAGAACTACATCAGTTATAAAAAGATTGGTTAATTCAGCAGATTACGTTTTTCCAATATGAACAAGACCAAAAAAAATTGATTTAAGAAAAGAATTTGGACACTGAGAAGCTGATCTTGTATTGGGTAAAAAATCAAATGGATATTACAATGTTTTAACACTTACAGAAAGAAAAACAAGAATCGGATTCGCAATAAAAGTTCGTTCAAAATCTGGATTTGTAATAAATTCAAGTCTTAAAAATCTAATTCAAGATAACAATTTATTTGTCAAAAGCATAACCATAGATAATGGTATTGAATTTGAAAAAATTGGTTTATTAGCTAAGTGGTTAGACATAAAAATATATCGTGCAGAACCATATGCATCATTCCAACGAGGTAGTAATGAACATTGAAATGGGATTTTAAGAAGAGAATTTAAAAAGGGGTTTGATTTTAATGAAATAACCCAAGAAGAATTAGAAAAAATAGTTTTCAAAATCAACAATATGCCAAGAGAAATATTAAACTGATTAACACCTTTGGAGTTGTTTAAAAAAGAAAATAGTAATGACTTTATATTATAA
- a CDS encoding putative immunoglobulin-blocking virulence protein, with product MKIFKNKKTKILTLSLGLSLISAGAIAGFLFSFNHKNNLGINYQNFGSNTPEIFSNGVADIKNATISHTDRNLVEAKAPVVIEKEEPKIVPTEVAEPESVPVPKPSQPIIKPDPIPTPTLPTPKPTPQRDDSKKISKKTVTIHGVTVEVYAEEPKARILDQRDIDAGITNKNPFVSDLVGRIVSIEVTDELKSAVAKNLVKNEHPGLEKFQGMFLTDDIPLEIADIEKTNGAFNPDDYFKQNLHYWQRLMDKFIHLLKSPRVKEFLLPKAVAELENGKKFFSENTKYAWMIKNLDYSKFTTLSSNAQKYLKEGYTATAENAYINENGELDSYSYEPAPGYNKVTTLNEKLNRERRVFHMEGYFGRNPGQIADGEYPGWSKSDITTKYENDYDINKNDDIKVFELSKKSKDGKEEKAIAIEIDASNESGYKKTLDFINKLKANNIEITSYRIKNMGKKDPNQAFKEIMKALPNKLPHLELFFDQNATNTASLIELENKEIKELSLFTLGNIHLPQWSINPLALKGVKWINTLDYANNYGMHNAASRIVFDTIAFEETDIDKDKNDLEGKYKRINDGLRMAYYVRNNEKIFQGSFGSGTDPDHDEGGNSYPTRLDFSRAPSIKSLKGLVFKDVIKTSNKPRKLKNLKLYNNKSFFEISGDDLDNAQFDSVMAVGEQGPPPTIIEFSNGQQTNSIRIKGKNQLSSSAIDNLSVLFQLSRIPKNIQVEEGTYDLKKQLEGQGYTVTFSSVDSDDSFN from the coding sequence ATGAAAATTTTTAAAAATAAAAAAACTAAAATATTAACTTTGTCATTAGGTCTGAGTTTAATCTCTGCAGGAGCAATTGCAGGATTTTTATTTTCTTTTAATCATAAAAATAATTTAGGAATTAATTATCAAAATTTTGGTTCAAATACACCAGAAATTTTTAGTAATGGTGTAGCGGACATTAAAAATGCAACAATTTCACATACTGATCGAAATTTAGTTGAAGCAAAAGCTCCGGTTGTTATTGAAAAAGAAGAACCAAAAATTGTACCAACTGAAGTAGCTGAACCTGAGTCAGTTCCAGTCCCAAAACCTTCACAACCAATTATTAAACCCGACCCAATTCCAACACCTACATTACCAACACCTAAGCCAACACCCCAAAGAGATGATTCCAAAAAAATTAGCAAAAAAACTGTAACTATCCATGGGGTTACTGTTGAAGTTTATGCCGAAGAACCTAAAGCAAGAATTTTAGATCAACGTGATATTGATGCAGGAATTACAAATAAAAATCCATTCGTTAGTGATCTTGTAGGTCGAATTGTAAGTATTGAAGTAACTGACGAATTAAAAAGCGCTGTTGCTAAAAATTTAGTTAAGAATGAGCATCCAGGTTTAGAAAAATTTCAAGGTATGTTTTTAACTGACGATATTCCTCTTGAAATAGCTGATATTGAAAAAACAAATGGAGCTTTTAATCCAGACGATTATTTTAAACAAAATCTTCATTATTGACAGCGACTTATGGATAAATTCATTCATTTGTTAAAAAGTCCAAGAGTTAAAGAATTTCTTTTACCAAAAGCAGTTGCTGAATTAGAAAATGGTAAAAAATTTTTTAGTGAAAATACAAAATATGCTTGAATGATAAAAAATCTTGATTATTCAAAATTTACAACATTATCTTCAAATGCACAAAAATATTTAAAAGAAGGTTATACAGCAACAGCTGAGAATGCTTATATTAATGAAAATGGTGAACTTGATTCATATTCATATGAACCAGCTCCAGGTTATAATAAGGTAACAACCTTAAATGAAAAACTTAATCGTGAACGGAGAGTTTTTCATATGGAAGGGTATTTTGGAAGAAACCCTGGGCAAATTGCTGATGGCGAATATCCTGGATGAAGCAAAAGTGATATAACAACTAAATATGAAAATGATTATGACATTAATAAAAATGATGATATTAAAGTATTTGAATTAAGCAAAAAATCTAAAGATGGTAAAGAAGAAAAGGCAATTGCAATCGAAATTGATGCATCTAATGAATCAGGATATAAAAAAACACTAGATTTTATTAACAAATTGAAGGCTAATAACATTGAAATTACTTCATATCGAATTAAGAATATGGGTAAAAAAGATCCAAATCAAGCGTTTAAAGAAATTATGAAGGCACTTCCAAATAAACTACCACATCTTGAATTATTTTTTGATCAAAATGCAACAAATACAGCATCTTTAATTGAACTGGAAAATAAGGAAATTAAGGAGTTATCATTATTTACTTTGGGTAATATCCATTTACCACAATGATCAATTAATCCACTAGCATTAAAAGGTGTTAAATGAATAAATACACTTGATTATGCAAACAATTATGGGATGCATAATGCAGCTTCAAGAATTGTTTTTGACACAATTGCTTTTGAAGAAACAGATATTGATAAGGATAAAAATGATCTTGAAGGCAAATATAAACGAATTAATGATGGGCTAAGAATGGCCTATTATGTAAGAAATAATGAAAAAATCTTTCAGGGAAGTTTTGGTTCTGGAACAGATCCAGATCATGATGAGGGGGGGAATAGTTATCCAACAAGACTTGATTTTTCAAGAGCACCTTCAATCAAGAGTTTAAAAGGATTAGTTTTTAAGGATGTCATTAAAACATCAAACAAACCAAGAAAACTTAAAAATCTTAAACTATATAATAATAAAAGTTTCTTTGAAATTAGTGGAGATGACTTAGACAACGCACAATTTGATTCTGTCATGGCAGTTGGTGAACAAGGACCTCCACCAACAATAATAGAGTTTAGTAATGGTCAACAAACAAATTCAATTAGAATTAAAGGTAAAAATCAATTAAGTTCTTCAGCAATTGACAATCTTAGTGTATTATTTCAGTTATCAAGAATTCCAAAAAATATTCAAGTTGAAGAAGGTACTTATGATCTCAAAAAACAACTTGAGGGTCAAGGTTATACTGTAACTTTTTCTTCAGTTGATTCTGATGATTCATTTAACTAG